One Schistocerca cancellata isolate TAMUIC-IGC-003103 chromosome 1, iqSchCanc2.1, whole genome shotgun sequence genomic region harbors:
- the LOC126176538 gene encoding uncharacterized protein LOC126176538 produces the protein MLLQDFPDEILLEIFSRLPVKDIVTCALYVCKRWKALCRSSALWKGREYRLTDKKRKCEIVEVAKLIPHLTTLFVGTGTKFCVWFTGCNVLLSSGVDFEIIRDLVWSCNISNITVPRGLFSPDLFPKLVDDDKKLRYLTVKHDPMMYNTPGETLPLLLRQGSLSELKILHIHGARSITVDTVLQLCQHCPHLEELALHELSQASDHVLQNLQLCPKLRLLEITQSNSLRDLSFLKCCPNLLELDLTMCYSLQPSSFQHLLHLKKLKWFHMRHCRAIGLPLAAMAEYLVHLKIIDLFYSAGFSESELKKLQMIAPHIIVLQGPFDHR, from the coding sequence ATGCTGCTTCAGGACTTCCCTGATGAAATACTGCTTGAAATTTTCTCACGACTTCCAGTTAAAGATATAGTTACATGTGCTCTTTATGTTTGTAAACGCTGGAAAGCCTTGTGTAGGAGTTCAGCCCTCTGGAAAGGGCGAGAATATCGGTTAACAGACAAAAAAAGGAAATGTGAGATTGTGGAAGTAGCCAAACTTATTCCACACCTGACAACACTTTTTGTAGGGACAGGTACAAAATTCTGTGTATGGTTTACTGGTTGCAATGTGCTTCTTTCATCAGGTGTTGATTTTGAAATAATTAGGGATTTAGTTTGGAGTTGTAATATTAGTAACATAACAGTTCCAAGAGGTCTCTTCAGTCCTGATTTGTTTCCAAAGCTGGTTGATGATGATAAGAAACTCAGATATTTAACTGTGAAACATGATCCAATGATGTATAACACTCCAGGTGAAACTCTACCACTTTTACTAAGACAGGGGTCACTGTCAGAGTTGAAAATACTTCACATACATGGTGCCCGAAGTATTACTGTTGACACTGTCCTTCAGTTGTGCCAGCACTGTCCCCATCTTGAAGAACTGGCGTTACATGAATTAAGTCAGGCCTCAGACCATGTGTTACAGAATTTACAACTGTGCCCTAAACTTCGCTTACTGGAAATCACACAGTCTAACTCACTTCGTgatctttcatttttaaaatgttgtcCAAACCTGTTGGAATTGGATCTTACTATGTGCTACTCTTTACAGCCCTCCTCATTTCAGCATTTGCTACACCTGAAAAAGTTGAAATGGTTTCATATGAGGCACTGTAGAGCAATTGGTTTACCACTTGCTGCCATGGCTGAATATCTTGTTCACTTAAAGATTATTGACTTGTTTTATTCTGCTGGTTTTAGTGAAAGTGAACTGAAAAAACTACAGATGATAGCTCCACACATAATTGTATTACAGGGGCCTTTTGACCATAGATAG